A stretch of Macadamia integrifolia cultivar HAES 741 chromosome 7, SCU_Mint_v3, whole genome shotgun sequence DNA encodes these proteins:
- the LOC122084384 gene encoding uncharacterized protein LOC122084384, whose product MKLEDFFTLTEIKDGLTALARVEELVSIMQEEKDSVLKNVREAGRQWSTVASTLTATESKDCLDRFVQLDGLRFLDRWLQEVHKCSDEMNDSFAEESVTSLLAAIEKLPKDKERLISSGISVTLKDLFGHKNTRIQDRARALFEGWNQVRDEDADHQDIEKGGACLEAEVTASAKGTAESGCPEQSDTVSPLIGSGDEDKHLIEPSGGEFQHSQNSIGSHSRSVEDAKFHVSANQHTSLIPSNQVDQDGFRVYALEGQSSAEESSLHPAEKTACTGTCSSPVMLKVNTEGKSSDILDLKDTTEDGKERVGEKGSQDISGREESESDSVSTSLGPKCILSTANHLQSVTEPTAEETLVSEVKGVSVDDGLVKHSGSTEDFKTTGQGDECLSNSLQDLPSDRHTLRKAESLETSFCRIEDVREVSNVKYLAGESSSKVCRREEMAIPADVPKLKRDTKTSGKIEKRESEMELEYGMDDALELARQVAKEVEREVVDNREPFCSSSSEKNSEGGVIQPDSPDSINDEQDQLMTGPLHNVPTERNLSSVASSPKEDENLTSSKDVDTKPEKRMQDVESSQVTEAAQEPAGNSGRSPYGFDLNEDVCSEEMASPPTPNSAPIAVATTKAAAATTIPAAPLHFEGTLGWKGSAVTSAFRPPAPRKTPDGEKTLSVEGSSHSSKYRQDVLDIDLNVDGADDDAVTDLALAKHNPESSSLPSGESSVEVSSRRAERLKLDLNRSGDNEDAPLSDSRTEGQFHHHHRNGHRSPSPASSSSSRQPLVRNIDLNDSSYFFDDTYDQRRLGKSPCEDMNGHGGFKVDDRFISIMGKRVDVNLKDCIPQTCSFIPNGQIGESLMETGMTRSGGGVMASPAIAQTASPSRLFGYSGMTAGSSISVTPAVYGPGDIPYMVDSRGAPVLLQIMGSPATDPSSYARGSFYTSMTSMPSGLNGVGPSQSGFDLNSGVMMVEGSESRESGGLRELFVQGQGGSVEEQMRSASLALNSRVGIRRREPEGGLESYPVGYKRQAPWN is encoded by the coding sequence ATGAAGCTCGAAGACTTCTTTACCTTGACTGAGATTAAGGATGGGCTCACTGCCCTTGCTAGAGTTGAAGAGCTAGTCTCCATAATGCAGGAGGAGAAAGATTCTGTTCTGAAGAATGTCAGGGAGGCAGGAAGACAGTGGTCCACTGTTGCAAGTACCTTAACAGCAACAGAGAGTAAGGACTGCCTTGATCGTTTTGTTCAGTTAGATGGACTCCGCTTCCTTGACCGTTGGCTTCAGGAGGTGCACAAATGTAGTGATGAAATGAACGATAGTTTTGCTGAAGAGTCAGTCACTTCACTCTTAGCAGCAATTGAGAAACTGCCCAAAGACAAGGAGAGATTAATTTCTTCTGGCATCAGTGTGACTTTGAAGGATCTTTTTGGTCACAAGAACACAAGGATTCAAGATAGGGCAAGAGCTCTATTTGAAGGTTGGAACCAGGTAAGGGATGAGGATGCAGATCACCAAGATATTGAGAAAGGTGGGGCATGCCTGGAGGCTGAGGTTACAGCTAGTGCAAAAGGAACTGCCGAGAGTGGATGCCCAGAACAGTCGGATACTGTTTCTCCTTTGATAGGAAGCGGTGATGAGGATAAGCATTTGATAGAGCCTTCTGGTGGTGAATTTCAGCACTCACAAAACTCCATTGGTTCTCATTCTCGTAGTGTTGAAGATGCAAAGTTCCATGTATCTGCTAATCAGCATACGTCTCTTATACCTTCGAACCAGGTAGATCAGGATGGATTTCGAGTGTATGCTCTGGAAGGTCAATCTAGTGCGGAAGAATCCTCTTTACATCCTGCGGAAAAAACAGCCTGCACTGGTACATGCAGTTCTCCAGTTATGCTGAAAGTTAATACCGAGGGCAAGTCCTCAGATATTTTAGACCTGAAAGATACCACCGAGGATGGGAAAGAAAGAGTTGGGGAGAAAGGTAGCCAAGACATATCTGGTAGGGAGGAATCTGAATCTGATTCTGTTTCTACCTCTTTGGGGCCAAAATGTATTTTGTCAACTGCTAATCATCTGCAATCTGTGACGGAACCTACTGCTGAAGAAACACTGGTTTCTGAGGTAAAGGGTGTGTCTGTTGATGATGGGTTGGTAAAGCACTCCGGTAGCACAGAAGATTTCAAGACTACAGGTCAAGGTGATGAGTGTCTTTCTAATAGTTTGCAGGACTTACCTAGTGACAGGCATACATTGCGGAAGGCAGAGAGCCTGGAGACTTCCTTTTGCAGGATTGAAGATGTTAGAGAAGTATCCAATGTTAAATATCTTGCTGGTGAGTCTAGTTCAAAAGTATGCAGAAGAGAGGAAATGGCAATCCCTGCTGATGTCCCGAAATTGAAGAGGGATACAAAAACCTCTGGAAAGATTGAAAAAAGGGAATCAGAAATGGAACTTGAGTATGGAATGGATGATGCCTTAGAATTGGCTCGGCAAGTTGCTAaagaagtggagagagaggtAGTGGATAATAGAGAACCATTCTGCAGCTCCTCTTCTGAGAAAAAttctgaaggtggagtcattcAGCCTGATAGTCCTGATTCCATAAATGATGAGCAAGACCAACTCATGACAGGGCCACTACATAATGTGCCAACCGAACGAAATCTCTCTTCTGTGGCCTCTTCTCCAAAGGAGGATGAGAATTTAACGAGTTCAAAAGATGTTGACACCAAACCAGAGAAGCGTATGCAAGACGTAGAGTCCTCCCAAGTGACTGAGGCTGCTCAAGAACCAGCAGGTAACAGTGGAAGGAGCCCATATGGTTTTGATCTTAATGAGGATGTCTGCTCAGAGGAAATGGCTAGCCCACCAACTCCCAACTCTGCCCCCATTGCTGTTGCCACAACAAAAGCAGCAGCAGCTACTACAATTCCTGCGGCTCCTTTGCATTTTGAGGGGACTTTGGGATGGAAGGGCTCTGCTGTAACCAGCGCTTTCCGTCCCCCAGCTCCTCGCAAGACTCCAGATGGTGAGAAGACTCTCTCAGTTGAGGGGAGCAGCCATAGTTCCAAGTACAGACAAGATGTCCTTGATATCGATCTGAATGTGGATGGGGCTGATGATGATGCTGTCACTGATCTGGCTTTAGCAAAACATAACCCCGAGTCCTCGAGTCTTCCTTCTGGGGAATCTTCTGTCGAGGTGAGTTCAAGAAGAGCAGAGAGGCTTAAGTTAGACCTTAATCGTTCTGGTGACAATGAAGATGCTCCTTTGTCCGATTCAAGGACAGAAGGCCAGTTTCATCATCACCACAGAAATGGCCATCGAAGTCCATCCCCTgcctcctcctcatcatcaagGCAGCCTTTAGTGAGAAACATTGATTTGAATGACAGTTCATATTTCTTCGATGATACTTATGACCAGCGAAGGCTTGGTAAATCACCTTGTGAAGACATGAATGGACATGGAGGTTTTAAGGTGGATGATCGTTTCATTTCGATCATGGGGAAGAGAGTGGACGTCAACCTAAAGGATTGTATCCCTCAAACTTGTTCCTTCATTCCAAATGGGCAGATTGGTGAATCCTTGATGGAGACTGGCATGACAAGATCTGGTGGTGGTGTGATGGCATCCCCAGCAATTGCTCAAACTGCCTCACCTTCTCGGTTGTTTGGGTACAGTGGCATGACAGCAGGGTCCTCCATTTCTGTCACCCCAGCAGTGTATGGACCTGGTGATATCCCATACATGGTAGATTCTAGAGGGGCCCCTGTTTTACTGCAGATAATGGGCTCCCCGGCAACTGATCCATCTTCCTATGCTCGAGGGTCTTTCTATACAAGCATGACAAGCATGCCATCAGGTTTGAATGGGGTTGGGCCATCACAATCTGGCTTTGATCTCAATTCCGGTGTTATGATGGTTGAGGGCAGTGAAAGCAGGGAATCAGGGGGTTTGAGGGAGCTGTTTGTTCAGGGGCAGGGTGGGTCTGTGGAGGAGCAGATGAGGTCTGCCTCACTGGCTCTGAATTCAAGGGTGGGAATCAGGCGGAGGGAACCAGAGGGTGGGTTGGAATCATATCCGGTTGGCTATAAAAGGCAAGCTCCGTGGAATTAG
- the LOC122084304 gene encoding subtilisin-like protease SBT1.6 produces MITIKLNPVQFTLRSSKPYSLMAVPVVLWKSLLIFFFLLFFSLPLQTLSISAVDQTNIKTFIFRVDEDSKPSIFPSHYHWYSSAFADPVQILHVYDTVFHGFSATLTPDQAASVVKHPSVLAMFEDRRRQLHTTRSPQFLGLRNQQGLWSGSDYGSDVIIGLLDTGVWPERRSFSDLNLGPVPARWKGVCETGVQFTAANCNKKLVGARFFARGHEAAARLNGSSDIKLANATVEYRSPRDSDGHGTHTASTAAGRQVFQANMSGYASGIAKGVAPKARLAVYKVCWKGSGCFDSDILAAFDRAVADGVDVISISIGGGDGISSPYYLDPIAIGAYGAVSKGVFVSSSAGNDGPNGMSVTNLAPWLTTVGAGTIDRNFPADVILGDGRKLSGVSLYSGKPLYGKMFPLVYPGKSGVLSTSLCMENSLDPKLVRGKIVICDRGSNPRVAKGLVVEKAGGVGMILANGPSNGEGLVGDAHLIPACAVGANEGDAVKAYVSSSSVPTATIAFRGTVIGVKPAPVVASFSGRGPNGIDPEILKPDLIAPGVNILAAWTDAVGPTGLDSDVRRTEFSILSGTSMACPHVSGAAALLKSAHPDWSPAAIRSAMMTTASIVDNRLQPMIDESTGKPSTPYDVGSGLLNLDRAIDPGLVYDITNDDYVNFLCSIGYGPKTIQIITKTPPRCPVKKQSPANLNYPSITALFDTAARGVVSKTMIRTVTNVGAGNSVYRSKLEALPRGVSVTVKPAKLVFSETVKKRSFAVMVSADTQNLVLDDTGAVFGSLSWSDGTHVVRSPIAVTQMQIL; encoded by the coding sequence ATGATTACTATAAAACTAAACCCAGTTCAGTTCACACTTCGAAGCTCAAAACCATACTCTCTCATGGCTGTTCCTGTAGTTCTCTGGAAATCTTTgctgattttcttctttctgttgTTCTTTAGTCTTCCACTTCAAACCCTTTCAATTTCAGCTGTTGATCAGACAAACATCAAAACCTTTATCTTCCGCGTCGATGAGGACTCCAAGCCTTCTATCTTCCCCTCTCACTATCACTGGTACAGCTCTGCCTTTGCCGACCCAGTTCAAATTCTTCATGTTTATGATACCGTCTTCCATGGCTTCTCTGCCACTTTAACCCCTGACCAGGCAGCTTCCGTGGTTAAACACCCCTCTGTGCTCGCCATGTTCGAAGATCGTCGCCGCCAGCTCCACACCACTCGTTCTCCTCAATTTCTCGGCCTCCGAAACCAGCAGGGCCTCTGGTCGGGATCTGACTATGGCTCCGATGTAATAATTGGCCTTCTCGATACCGGAGTCTGGCCTGAGCGCCGGAGCTTCTCGGATCTCAATCTCGGCCCTGTTCCAGCTCGGTGGAAGGGTGTCTGTGAGACTGGAGTTCAGTTCACCGCTGCTAACTGCAATAAAAAGCTTGTCGGAGCTAGATTTTTTGCCAGAGGCCATGAAGCGGCTGCGAGACTGAATGGATCTAGCGATATCAAGTTGGCTAACGCCACTGTTGAGTATCGATCGCCTAGAGACTCAGACGGCCATGGAACACATACAGCCTCCACTGCTGCGGGTCGTCAGGTTTTTCAGGCGAACATGTCCGGCTACGCTTCTGGAATCGCCAAGGGTGTCGCTCCAAAAGCTAGATTAGCAGTCTACAAAGTGTGCTGGAAGGGCTCTGGCTGCTTCGACTCTGACATTCTCGCTGCATTCGATCGTGCTGTGGCGGACGGGGTAGACGTCATTTCCATTTCCATCGGAGGAGGTGACGGAATTTCCTCTCCTTATTATCTCGATCCAATTGCTATCGGAGCTTATGGCGCCGTTTCTAAAGGGGTATTCGTCTCCTCCTCTGCTGGTAACGATGGCCCCAACGGAATGTCTGTAACTAACCTCGCACCATGGCTTACTACCGTCGGAGCTGGAACTATCGATCGTAATTTTCCGGCCGATGTAATTCTTGGTGATGGACGGAAGCTCTCAGGTGTCTCTCTCTACTCTGGTAAACCGCTGTACGGCAAAATGTTTCCGCTGGTTTACCCCGGCAAATCGGGAGTACTTTCCACTTCACTCTGTATGGAGAATTCTCTCGATCCAAAACTCGTCAGAGGCAAGATCGTAATCTGTGATCGGGGGAGTAATCCGCGTGTCGCAAAGGGTTTAGTCGTCGAGAAAGCAGGTGGCGTTGGAATGATCCTCGCCAATGGGCCTTCGAATGGTGAAGGTCTTGTGGGCGATGCTCACCTCATCCCTGCTTGTGCAGTGGGCGCCAATGAAGGTGACGCAGTCAAAGCTtacgtttcttcttcttccgttCCGACGGCCACCATCGCCTTCCGCGGCACCGTCATTGGCGTGAAGCCAGCACCCGTGGTGGCCTCCTTCTCTGGTCGAGGACCCAACGGTATAGACCCGGAGATCCTCAAACCAGACTTGATCGCCCCTGGTGTCAACATTCTGGCCGCATGGACAGACGCGGTAGGACCGACCGGCTTAGATTCCGACGTCCGGAGAACTGAGTTCAGCATTCTCTCAGGCACATCCATGGCTTGCCCCCATGTGAGCGGGGCCGCCGCCTTACTCAAGTCGGCCCACCCAGATTGGAGCCCTGCTGCTATTCGTTCTGCAATGATGACTACTGCGAGCATCGTCGACAACCGTCTCCAACCCATGATCGATGAGTCCACTGGTAAGCCATCGACGCCTTACGATGTCGGCTCTGGCCTTCTTAATCTCGATCGAGCAATCGACCCTGGACTCGTATATGACATCACCAACGACGACTACGTGAACTTCTTGTGCTCTATTGGTTACGGGCCAAAGACGATCCAAATAATCACAAAAACACCTCCTAGGTGTCCGGTGAAGAAACAGTCTCCGGCTAACCTGAACTACCCGTCCATCACGGCTTTATTTGATACGGCGGCGCGTGGGGTCGTGAGTAAGACAATGATTCGGACAGTGACGAATGTCGGGGCGGGGAACTCGGTTTACAGATCAAAATTGGAAGCCTTACCGAGAGGGGTATCGGTGACCGTGAAGCCGGCGAAGCTGGTGTTCTCGGAGACGGTGAAGAAGCGGAGTTTTGCTGTGATGGTATCGGCCGACACTCAGAATCTAGTATTAGATGACACTGGTGCGGTTTTCGGGTCGCTGTCTTGGTCCGACGGAACGCATGTGGTTCGGAGCCCCATAGCGGTCACACAGATGCAGATTTTGTAA